In Holophagales bacterium, one DNA window encodes the following:
- a CDS encoding helix-turn-helix transcriptional regulator, with the protein MFRISEIECREILICRQCRFRDSEVWNNQLTMETIPDRLSQAIENSDRLQKDLATALNRSPSVLSEWKAGRSEPDLATFAKLCSLLGVSADWVLGLEAKAKIPLSRPLVMAIEGKSAIDESRLAEAIAESMEGVDSEARVAAVIASTREAGGRAAERTIARLQSDAQALAAVLAKPAEGWPGADGKPSSAESAMGPVARMLYRWALRVMESAGSAQERLK; encoded by the coding sequence ATGTTCAGAATCTCTGAGATCGAGTGTAGGGAGATTCTGATTTGTCGTCAATGCCGCTTCCGCGATTCAGAAGTCTGGAACAATCAACTCACCATGGAGACCATCCCGGACCGCCTGTCCCAGGCCATCGAAAACTCCGACCGCCTGCAGAAAGACCTCGCGACCGCCCTCAACCGGTCCCCCTCGGTCCTCTCCGAATGGAAGGCCGGCCGCTCCGAGCCGGACCTCGCGACCTTCGCCAAGCTCTGCTCCCTGCTCGGTGTCTCCGCCGACTGGGTGCTGGGCCTAGAAGCCAAGGCAAAGATCCCCTTGAGCCGCCCCCTAGTGATGGCGATCGAAGGCAAGTCCGCGATCGACGAGTCCCGACTCGCCGAAGCGATCGCCGAATCGATGGAAGGCGTCGACTCCGAAGCCCGCGTCGCCGCCGTGATCGCTTCTACCCGGGAAGCCGGCGGAAGAGCCGCCGAGCGGACCATTGCCCGCCTACAGTCTGATGCTCAAGCCCTGGCCGCAGTCCTCGCCAAGCCCGCCGAAGGCTGGCCCGGAGCCGACGGCAAGCCCTCGAGCGCCGAAAGCGCCATGGGACCGGTGGCCCGCATGCTCTACCGCTGGGCACTGCGGGTGATGGAGAGCGCCGGCTCCGCGCAGGAGAGGCTCAAGTAG
- a CDS encoding PIN domain-containing protein: protein MIYLDTSVALAQLLGEDRRPPASLWAETLVSSRLLEYEIWTRLHRLGAANSHGEAARDLLARVAFLELAPEVLSRALEPFPKPVRTLDALHLASADFLRASGAKLEIASYDDRVRDVAAVMGFSLRD, encoded by the coding sequence ATGATCTACCTCGACACCTCGGTGGCGCTTGCCCAACTCCTCGGCGAGGATCGCCGGCCTCCAGCGTCGCTCTGGGCCGAGACACTGGTCTCGTCGAGACTGCTCGAGTACGAGATCTGGACGCGGCTGCACCGGCTCGGCGCGGCGAACTCCCACGGCGAGGCTGCCCGGGACCTTCTCGCCCGCGTCGCCTTCCTCGAGCTCGCCCCTGAAGTCCTCTCGCGAGCGCTCGAACCGTTCCCAAAGCCGGTACGCACTCTCGACGCGCTCCACCTCGCTAGCGCCGACTTCCTCCGCGCTTCCGGCGCGAAGCTCGAGATCGCCTCCTACGACGACCGCGTGCGCGACGTTGCCGCGGTGATGGGGTTTTCTCTCAGAGACTGA
- a CDS encoding prevent-host-death protein — MRAIGIKAFKDKVSEYVRLASGGEVVLVTDRDRVVAELGPPLPGRAKSADDARLADLVRRGILTPPLMRSPNPPGSIPALPLREILRGLDEDRAER; from the coding sequence ATGAGAGCGATCGGCATCAAGGCGTTCAAGGACAAGGTGAGCGAGTACGTGCGGCTCGCCAGCGGCGGAGAGGTCGTCCTGGTGACCGATCGCGATCGCGTCGTCGCCGAGCTCGGCCCGCCGCTTCCGGGTCGGGCGAAGTCGGCCGACGACGCGCGACTCGCCGATCTCGTCCGCCGCGGCATCCTGACCCCGCCGCTGATGAGGTCTCCGAATCCTCCAGGTTCGATCCCCGCGCTTCCGCTCCGCGAGATCCTCCGCGGTCTCGACGAAGACCGCGCCGAGCGATGA
- a CDS encoding PD40 domain-containing protein, producing the protein MAGAVLPVLLLLAAACPVGAEGLTLVSRAIGADTPAGWTHESVISADGRYVVLVTITSSPIPGVVDLNGGEDIYLWDQSSDTRELVSHAAGHSEVAGNGRSLPKAISADGRFVLFESQASDLVVWGSGVLAAEGVFLWDRESGFVSLVSHRAGDVTSPANRESRAAALSGDGRFVAFTSAATDLVAGASDGNQRDDAFLWDRLSGNVSLVSHAFGSAATTANGSSWAMDLSADGGSVAVYSSATDLLPGASGGPESWQAYSIDRETGLVSLVSHVPGSGTTPAGGQSHPVRFSQDGQTLLFSSTGSDLVAGGVDTNGYTDAFVWDRGTGEVTLVSHAASSATSAGNRESTPKAVSADGRFVTFESRATDLIPGEVDPHNEQDVFLWDRSTGAITLVSHAHTSVTTPADSYSFATSLSADGRFVAFSSWASDLVAGGTGPASKSDVFCWDRESGEVSLVSHLSASPTAAGNNHSGSAALSADGRVMAFSSAATDLVAGARDTNWSEDTFLWTRETGSVTSVSRRLPGAIGASANPCYAGLMSSDGRFVAFKSAAGNLIPGIVAEYPKAAVFLRDMETGSVALVSHVPGSATVAGNRDSEPVAMSDGGRFVAFTSGATNLVAGEVDRNGYRDDAYLWDRGTGTVALVSHVPRASATTGNSASVPRALSADGRFVAFYSFASDLIVGGTDSNRQADAFLWDARTDRVSLISHVPGSTTRVANHHSEPVAMSPDGKFVLFTSYATDLVVPGSDPAVRAPQVYLWERETGAVTLVSHAAGSATSPANATSHPGVLSADGGVVTFPSYASDLVAGGDDRNGERDVFSWDRSTGEIRLISHVPGMPNRACDAGAPGAVASGDGRVVAFFSRATDLVAGGTIPGEPAGNVFTWSRETGLVELVSHVPGIPTLAANGLSYPSAVSPDGRYVLLASSATDLVEGVSDSNATEDVFLWDGETDSMALISRSWSRPLASGTAISRAYALSADGGRVTLGSASANLVPGDFNGKEQIFWWTAGEAPLWSDGFETGSSADWAGRHSDEAVPLLR; encoded by the coding sequence ATGGCGGGGGCGGTCCTGCCGGTGCTCTTGCTCCTCGCCGCGGCGTGCCCCGTCGGTGCCGAGGGGCTGACCCTCGTGTCCAGGGCGATCGGAGCGGACACTCCTGCGGGCTGGACGCACGAGTCCGTCATCAGCGCCGATGGCCGGTACGTCGTGCTCGTCACCATCACTTCCAGCCCGATCCCCGGCGTCGTCGATCTCAACGGCGGCGAGGACATTTACCTCTGGGATCAGTCGAGCGACACGCGCGAACTCGTATCGCACGCGGCCGGGCATTCCGAAGTGGCAGGCAACGGTCGCTCGCTTCCGAAGGCAATCAGCGCGGACGGTCGATTCGTCCTGTTCGAGTCGCAGGCAAGCGACCTGGTCGTCTGGGGCAGTGGCGTCCTGGCGGCTGAAGGCGTCTTCCTCTGGGACCGGGAGTCCGGATTCGTCTCGCTGGTGTCCCATCGCGCCGGAGACGTGACCTCGCCCGCGAACCGGGAATCGCGCGCAGCGGCCCTGAGCGGGGACGGTCGATTCGTCGCGTTTACCTCGGCCGCGACCGACCTCGTCGCCGGGGCGAGCGACGGCAACCAGCGCGACGATGCGTTTCTCTGGGACCGGCTCTCGGGGAATGTGAGCCTCGTTTCGCATGCCTTCGGTTCGGCGGCGACCACGGCGAACGGCAGCTCGTGGGCGATGGACTTGTCGGCCGACGGCGGAAGCGTGGCCGTCTACTCCTCCGCCACCGACCTGTTGCCAGGGGCGAGCGGCGGCCCGGAGAGCTGGCAGGCCTACTCGATCGACCGGGAGACCGGTCTCGTCAGCCTGGTGTCGCACGTCCCGGGCTCGGGCACCACGCCCGCGGGAGGCCAGTCCCATCCGGTAAGGTTCAGTCAGGACGGGCAGACGCTGCTCTTTTCGTCGACCGGTTCGGACCTGGTCGCCGGAGGTGTCGACACCAACGGGTACACCGACGCCTTCGTCTGGGACCGTGGCACGGGCGAGGTGACGCTGGTCTCTCACGCCGCGAGCTCGGCGACCTCGGCGGGGAATCGGGAGTCCACCCCCAAGGCGGTGAGCGCGGACGGGCGCTTCGTGACCTTCGAGTCGCGGGCGACCGATCTGATCCCCGGGGAGGTCGATCCGCATAATGAGCAAGACGTCTTTCTCTGGGATCGGAGTACGGGAGCAATCACCTTGGTCTCTCACGCCCACACCTCGGTGACGACTCCCGCCGACAGCTACTCCTTCGCGACCTCGCTGAGCGCAGACGGACGATTCGTCGCGTTCTCCTCGTGGGCGAGCGACCTCGTGGCGGGAGGGACTGGCCCTGCTAGCAAGTCCGACGTCTTCTGCTGGGATCGCGAGTCAGGTGAGGTCTCGCTGGTTTCTCATCTGTCAGCGTCGCCCACCGCGGCGGGGAACAACCACTCGGGGTCAGCTGCCCTGAGCGCGGACGGTCGCGTCATGGCCTTCTCGTCCGCGGCGACCGATCTCGTCGCAGGAGCTCGCGACACGAACTGGTCGGAGGACACCTTCCTCTGGACACGAGAGACGGGGTCGGTGACCTCCGTGTCGCGGAGATTGCCCGGGGCGATCGGAGCCAGCGCGAACCCTTGCTACGCAGGGCTGATGAGCAGCGACGGTAGGTTCGTTGCCTTCAAGTCGGCCGCCGGGAACCTCATCCCAGGAATCGTTGCGGAATACCCGAAGGCCGCCGTCTTCCTCCGGGACATGGAAACCGGATCGGTCGCACTGGTCTCCCACGTCCCCGGCTCCGCGACGGTTGCGGGGAACCGAGACTCCGAACCGGTCGCCATGAGCGACGGCGGACGATTCGTCGCCTTCACATCGGGAGCGACCAACTTGGTCGCGGGGGAGGTCGATCGCAACGGGTACAGGGACGACGCCTATCTCTGGGACCGCGGCACCGGGACCGTGGCACTCGTCTCGCACGTCCCCAGGGCGAGCGCGACGACAGGAAACAGCGCGTCCGTGCCCAGGGCCCTGAGCGCAGACGGCCGCTTCGTGGCCTTCTACTCGTTCGCTTCGGACCTGATCGTAGGCGGGACGGACTCCAATCGGCAGGCCGATGCCTTCCTCTGGGATGCCCGGACCGACAGGGTGAGCCTCATCTCCCATGTTCCGGGCTCGACGACCCGGGTCGCCAACCACCACTCGGAACCGGTGGCGATGAGCCCGGACGGGAAATTCGTCCTCTTCACCTCCTACGCGACCGATCTGGTGGTCCCGGGCAGCGACCCAGCGGTCCGCGCGCCGCAGGTCTACCTCTGGGAACGCGAGACCGGAGCGGTGACGCTGGTGTCCCATGCCGCGGGATCCGCCACGTCGCCGGCCAACGCGACGTCCCACCCCGGTGTGCTGAGCGCGGATGGAGGAGTTGTAACGTTCCCATCGTACGCGAGCGACTTGGTGGCGGGCGGAGACGACCGCAACGGAGAGCGGGACGTCTTCTCGTGGGACCGGTCGACCGGAGAGATCCGGCTGATCTCCCATGTCCCGGGAATGCCGAACCGGGCCTGCGACGCCGGAGCACCGGGAGCGGTCGCGAGCGGTGATGGGCGCGTCGTGGCCTTCTTTTCCAGGGCGACCGACCTCGTCGCCGGCGGTACCATTCCGGGCGAGCCTGCCGGAAACGTGTTCACTTGGAGTCGCGAGACGGGGCTCGTCGAGCTGGTCTCCCATGTGCCCGGGATACCGACGCTGGCGGCTAACGGCCTGTCGTACCCGTCGGCCGTGAGCCCGGACGGGAGGTATGTTCTGCTCGCGTCGAGCGCGACAGACCTGGTCGAAGGCGTCAGCGACAGCAACGCGACGGAGGATGTCTTTCTCTGGGACGGTGAGACGGACTCGATGGCGCTGATCTCGCGCTCCTGGAGCCGTCCGCTTGCCTCAGGGACCGCCATCTCGCGGGCCTATGCGCTGAGTGCGGACGGGGGGCGAGTCACCCTCGGATCCGCCTCGGCGAACCTCGTTCCGGGGGACTTCAACGGCAAGGAACAGATCTTCTGGTGGACCGCCGGCGAGGCGCCGCTTTGGTCGGACGGGTTCGAGACCGGGAGCTCGGCAGACTGGGCGGGGAGGCATTCCGACGAGGCCGTTCCGCTCCTGCGCTGA
- a CDS encoding esterase family protein codes for MRAAVSSHVDVPERYGQGADERFPVLYWLHGSGGGLEGIAPLAAYFDDAIRTGKIPPMLVVFPNGFASSMWCDAADGSAPMETLLVREIVPDVDASFRTLSTRAGRAIEGFSMGGYGAARLGLKHPEMFGAISILAGGPLDLDFQGPRARANPEERRQILATVYGGDLSVFRAESPWVAAELNAARVRGRTTVRIVVGQRDDTFALNRDFGRHLTRLGIAHTFTALPSVGHDTRAVLAALGENAWAFHRSAFAARD; via the coding sequence GTGAGGGCGGCCGTCAGCTCTCACGTCGACGTGCCCGAGCGGTACGGACAAGGCGCCGACGAGCGCTTCCCGGTGCTCTACTGGCTGCACGGCAGCGGAGGCGGTCTCGAGGGGATCGCTCCTCTGGCCGCGTACTTCGACGACGCCATCCGGACGGGGAAGATCCCGCCGATGCTGGTCGTCTTCCCGAACGGATTCGCCTCCAGCATGTGGTGCGACGCCGCGGACGGATCCGCGCCGATGGAGACCCTCCTCGTCCGCGAGATCGTCCCCGACGTCGACGCGAGCTTCCGCACGCTCTCCACGCGCGCCGGGCGCGCCATCGAAGGCTTCAGCATGGGCGGCTACGGGGCGGCGCGCCTCGGCCTGAAGCACCCCGAGATGTTCGGCGCCATCTCCATCCTGGCCGGCGGACCGCTCGATCTCGACTTCCAAGGCCCGCGCGCCCGGGCGAACCCCGAAGAGCGCCGACAGATTCTCGCCACCGTCTACGGCGGCGACCTGTCGGTCTTCCGCGCCGAAAGCCCGTGGGTCGCCGCCGAGCTCAACGCCGCGCGCGTCCGAGGACGAACGACGGTGCGAATCGTCGTCGGGCAACGCGACGACACCTTCGCCCTCAATCGCGACTTCGGACGACACCTCACCCGGCTCGGCATCGCCCACACCTTCACCGCCCTGCCCTCGGTCGGCCACGACACCCGTGCCGTCCTCGCGGCACTCGGCGAGAACGCCTGGGCGTTCCATCGCTCGGCTTTCGCGGCGCGGGACTGA
- a CDS encoding 4-phosphoerythronate dehydrogenase, with product MRFVVDSQIPFAVEALSAHGEVVALPGSAIAPEALVGADALWVRSTVRVDAELLAACDLRFVGTVTSGVDHLDIASIERRGIAWAAAPGSNAGAVQRWWAAALTAQALRDGVPLSRRRVGVVGVGHVGRRVAAFARAFGGEVLLCDPPRARAEGAAGFLPLRELLSRVDLLTLHVPLTRGGSDPTWHLIGGRELATLGNGALLVNCARGSVVDSAALLAERGRIVALLDVFEGEPEVATESVTAAALATPHLAGSSLDGKIAASRTVYEATCAALHLTPAWPSAAVLAPPEPHRLEIQTNGLSDEAIVVAALAPFHSLAADDAALRRIAGLPPGERGAAFERHRTASTPPREPIGVEVALAPARPVAAAALAALGMIPESDANAARSVEQSSPPDRPSDVASRGRRS from the coding sequence ATGCGATTCGTCGTCGATTCCCAGATTCCGTTCGCCGTGGAGGCCCTGTCCGCGCACGGCGAGGTCGTGGCGCTTCCCGGATCCGCCATCGCCCCGGAAGCGCTGGTCGGCGCCGACGCCCTCTGGGTGCGGAGCACCGTGCGCGTCGACGCGGAGCTGCTCGCGGCGTGCGACCTCCGTTTCGTCGGCACCGTCACCAGCGGCGTCGACCACCTCGACATCGCGTCAATCGAACGGCGCGGCATCGCCTGGGCCGCAGCACCGGGAAGCAACGCCGGTGCGGTCCAACGCTGGTGGGCAGCGGCGCTGACGGCGCAGGCGCTGCGCGACGGCGTGCCGCTCTCTCGCCGACGCGTCGGCGTGGTCGGCGTCGGCCACGTCGGGCGGCGCGTCGCCGCATTCGCACGGGCCTTCGGCGGCGAGGTGCTGCTCTGCGACCCGCCGCGAGCGCGAGCCGAGGGAGCCGCCGGCTTCCTGCCCCTTCGCGAGCTCCTGTCGCGTGTCGACCTGCTCACGCTCCACGTGCCGCTGACCCGCGGTGGCAGCGATCCGACCTGGCACCTGATCGGGGGCCGCGAGCTCGCCACCCTGGGCAACGGTGCGCTGCTCGTCAACTGCGCCCGCGGCTCGGTCGTCGACTCGGCCGCCCTGCTCGCCGAGAGGGGCCGGATCGTCGCGCTGCTCGACGTGTTCGAAGGCGAGCCCGAGGTCGCCACCGAGAGCGTCACGGCGGCGGCGCTCGCCACCCCGCACCTCGCCGGGAGCTCCCTCGACGGCAAGATCGCCGCCAGCCGGACCGTGTACGAGGCGACCTGCGCGGCGCTCCATCTCACGCCGGCGTGGCCATCCGCCGCCGTGCTCGCTCCGCCGGAGCCGCACCGCCTGGAGATCCAGACCAATGGCCTCTCCGACGAGGCGATCGTGGTCGCCGCCCTCGCACCCTTCCATTCCCTCGCCGCCGACGACGCAGCGCTGCGGCGGATCGCCGGCCTGCCGCCCGGCGAGCGGGGAGCCGCGTTCGAGCGCCACCGCACCGCCAGCACGCCTCCTCGCGAGCCGATCGGCGTGGAGGTTGCCCTCGCGCCGGCACGTCCCGTTGCCGCTGCGGCGCTCGCCGCGCTGGGGATGATCCCCGAGAGCGACGCCAACGCGGCGCGGTCGGTGGAGCAGTCCTCGCCTCCCGACCGCCCCTCCGACGTCGCGTCGCGCGGTCGGCGATCCTGA
- a CDS encoding DUF5011 domain-containing protein, with translation MIVQSRKATSSFVSKSALSQRRWTGWLPVLCLGVAAVLGSTASVEATAAFPDATFELVGTMAQAEAPLAFAIAEAPVDGSSLVVGGSTLGGTWLRSVRRYSLVDGSWQVLENVLPYPWYNNERHGAALASNGLVYVGPGDGPGGWGQHDRIIELDVTAGTARERAPIVSAGARIWGVALAAAPASRGGVYLIGGWNGGGISDVRHYDPATDQTRWVGHLAVPRTVGVRVSHANGRVYLFGGNTFGTMSIVEVLDTNTETIRTIANPGGFQFIHGTLGWVGADGFIYLWNPIGSFMGASSDRIIRFDPATETFENLGDSPMPTAIPMSAFADLEGGRTLYFGFARPGYVWGASGTIVGEVWQLTPMTSNEDPVADAGVDQQLTADAACRTTAHLDGSASFDPDGDALAFRWTTPAGSFESAAVDVVLALGDHGMQLQVTDGKGGSDTDEVTVRVVDGTGPTVELIGPMLQQVECGQTYVEAGAAARDNCDASPTLAATGTVSSSVPGNYEIRYVASDASANLSATAVRTVAVVDSVAPTTPAVSANPTLLWPPNHRMVAVSVVASSTDRCTPTPACAITAVTSSESVNGGGDGDTAPDWQVVSASQVLLRAERSGGGPGRVYTVTVACADASGNRSVGSATVRVPLNQSGR, from the coding sequence ATGATCGTGCAGAGTAGGAAGGCGACGTCGTCGTTTGTCAGCAAGAGCGCGCTCTCGCAGCGCCGGTGGACCGGATGGCTTCCGGTTCTCTGTCTCGGAGTCGCCGCCGTTCTCGGCAGCACAGCAAGCGTCGAGGCGACCGCCGCGTTCCCCGACGCGACCTTCGAGCTGGTGGGCACCATGGCCCAGGCGGAGGCCCCGCTGGCCTTCGCGATCGCCGAAGCTCCGGTGGACGGCAGCTCGCTCGTCGTCGGCGGCTCGACGCTCGGCGGGACCTGGCTTCGCTCGGTTCGTCGCTACTCGCTGGTCGACGGAAGCTGGCAAGTCCTCGAGAATGTGCTTCCTTACCCTTGGTACAACAACGAGCGGCACGGTGCGGCGCTGGCTTCCAACGGGCTGGTCTATGTCGGTCCTGGCGATGGACCCGGAGGATGGGGACAGCACGACCGCATCATCGAGCTGGACGTCACCGCCGGAACCGCGCGCGAGCGGGCGCCGATCGTCTCGGCGGGAGCCCGCATCTGGGGCGTGGCGCTCGCCGCAGCGCCGGCGTCGCGCGGCGGGGTCTACCTGATCGGCGGTTGGAACGGCGGTGGGATCTCGGATGTGCGTCACTACGACCCGGCAACCGATCAGACGCGGTGGGTCGGCCACCTCGCCGTTCCACGGACGGTGGGCGTTCGCGTCAGTCACGCGAACGGCCGCGTCTACCTCTTCGGCGGCAACACCTTCGGCACCATGTCGATCGTGGAGGTCCTCGACACGAACACCGAAACGATTCGCACCATTGCCAACCCCGGTGGATTCCAGTTCATCCACGGCACGCTCGGCTGGGTCGGCGCCGACGGGTTCATCTACCTGTGGAATCCGATCGGCAGCTTCATGGGGGCGAGCTCGGATCGCATCATCCGCTTCGACCCCGCCACCGAGACGTTCGAGAACCTGGGTGACTCGCCGATGCCGACGGCAATCCCGATGTCTGCCTTTGCGGACCTCGAGGGCGGGCGGACTCTCTACTTCGGCTTCGCTCGCCCCGGCTATGTCTGGGGCGCCTCCGGGACGATTGTCGGCGAGGTCTGGCAGTTGACGCCGATGACGTCGAACGAAGATCCGGTGGCCGACGCCGGGGTGGACCAGCAATTGACGGCTGACGCCGCCTGCCGCACGACGGCTCACCTCGACGGCTCGGCGTCCTTCGACCCGGACGGCGACGCGCTCGCCTTCCGCTGGACGACGCCGGCCGGCTCGTTCGAGTCGGCAGCGGTCGACGTCGTCCTCGCTCTCGGCGACCATGGGATGCAACTTCAGGTCACCGACGGCAAGGGAGGGTCGGACACCGACGAGGTGACCGTTCGCGTCGTCGACGGAACCGGCCCGACGGTCGAGTTGATCGGACCGATGCTCCAGCAGGTCGAGTGCGGTCAGACGTACGTCGAGGCGGGAGCCGCGGCTCGCGACAACTGCGATGCCAGTCCGACGCTCGCCGCGACCGGCACCGTGTCGAGCAGCGTCCCGGGAAACTACGAGATCCGCTATGTGGCGAGCGACGCCAGCGCGAACCTCTCGGCGACCGCGGTGCGCACCGTTGCGGTCGTCGATTCGGTGGCGCCCACGACGCCGGCGGTAAGCGCCAACCCCACCCTGCTCTGGCCGCCGAATCACCGGATGGTGGCAGTGAGCGTCGTCGCGTCGAGCACCGACCGCTGCACGCCGACGCCAGCTTGCGCGATCACCGCGGTGACCAGCAGCGAGAGCGTCAACGGGGGTGGTGATGGCGACACCGCTCCCGACTGGCAGGTCGTCAGTGCGTCGCAGGTTCTCCTGCGTGCCGAGCGTTCGGGTGGCGGACCGGGCCGGGTCTACACCGTGACCGTGGCCTGTGCCGACGCGAGCGGCAACCGCAGCGTCGGTTCCGCGACGGTGAGAGTGCCGCTGAACCAGTCCGGTCGCTGA
- a CDS encoding class I SAM-dependent methyltransferase, whose protein sequence is MSGYEPGYFARDYFRLHAGKVGYLRAVADRLLAEAPAAPRALDLGAGVGLLVDELAGRGIATWGIEHALVACARQRTPRRLLCADAQRLPLADGSFEAIAFCDVIEHVSDPGAALAECHRVLCPGGVLLTITLNAHSLARPLLGRRWSWYQDPTHRHLFSRPALAGALRSAGFSDIRVETFFNFHSVGESTPILRPLARLRRFVTVPWVGDALLGLAWKG, encoded by the coding sequence ATGAGCGGCTACGAGCCCGGCTACTTCGCGCGCGACTACTTCCGGCTCCATGCCGGCAAGGTCGGCTACCTGCGCGCCGTGGCCGATCGCCTCCTGGCCGAAGCGCCGGCGGCACCGCGTGCGCTCGACCTCGGCGCCGGCGTCGGCTTGCTCGTCGACGAGCTCGCCGGTCGCGGCATCGCCACCTGGGGGATCGAGCACGCTCTCGTCGCCTGTGCGCGTCAACGCACGCCGCGGCGCCTCCTCTGTGCCGACGCGCAACGACTTCCGCTCGCCGACGGCTCCTTCGAAGCCATCGCCTTCTGTGACGTGATCGAGCACGTCTCGGATCCAGGAGCCGCACTGGCCGAATGCCATCGCGTCCTCTGCCCGGGTGGCGTCCTGCTCACCATCACGCTCAACGCCCACAGCCTCGCGCGCCCCCTGCTCGGTCGCCGGTGGTCCTGGTACCAGGACCCGACGCACCGCCATCTCTTCTCGCGCCCCGCACTCGCTGGCGCCTTGCGCAGCGCGGGGTTCTCCGACATCCGCGTCGAGACGTTCTTCAACTTCCACTCCGTCGGCGAATCGACGCCCATCCTGCGCCCGCTCGCCCGGCTCCGCCGCTTCGTCACCGTCCCCTGGGTCGGCGACGCCCTGCTCGGACTCGCCTGGAAGGGCTGA
- a CDS encoding glycosyltransferase has translation MTAFSPPAVDRPLRLLLLYETLAPDYAGGIESRNAELAAALARRGVEVVLAGFGASDGPAPTGVTRLSLGEPRGLYNLGGRRSNRRALDYALRAARLSVRDFDVVETANMPFAHLPGVSLRCRASGVPLLVVWYEVWGAYWRDYVGPLLAPLYRTFESAAARLGTRVAATSELGRGRLALLRRRDDVALTPCGLDLERFAVATAGAPPGPPLVFAGRLLAHKRVDLLLAALPRLAPFVPHGPLLAIYGDGPERARLVALADELGVAPRVQFHGQVPHLEDVWRGLAGARLVVQPSLREGFGIVPLEAMAAGAPVVFARSTESAVGELVRDGIEGLACEPTAEAFATAIASLLGDEVRRRTLARAARRRAGDFDWPALATAYERLLRHLAARRAAPRQAGGAARERPR, from the coding sequence GTGACCGCTTTCTCGCCACCGGCCGTCGATCGCCCACTGCGGCTGCTGCTGCTCTACGAGACGCTCGCCCCCGACTACGCGGGCGGCATCGAGAGCCGCAACGCCGAGCTCGCCGCCGCCCTGGCGCGACGTGGGGTCGAGGTCGTGCTGGCCGGCTTCGGCGCGAGCGACGGCCCGGCCCCGACCGGCGTCACCCGGCTCTCGCTCGGCGAGCCTCGCGGGCTCTACAACCTCGGGGGCCGGCGCAGCAACCGCCGCGCCCTCGACTACGCGTTGCGCGCAGCGCGCCTCTCGGTGCGCGACTTCGACGTCGTCGAGACGGCGAACATGCCCTTCGCCCACCTGCCAGGAGTCTCTCTGCGCTGCCGCGCCTCCGGCGTGCCGCTGCTCGTCGTCTGGTACGAAGTCTGGGGGGCCTACTGGCGAGACTACGTCGGTCCGCTCCTCGCACCGCTCTATCGCACCTTCGAGTCCGCTGCCGCGCGCCTCGGCACACGCGTCGCGGCCACCAGCGAGCTCGGCCGCGGGCGGCTCGCCCTCTTGCGACGGCGCGACGACGTCGCCCTGACGCCGTGCGGCCTCGACCTCGAGCGGTTCGCCGTCGCCACCGCGGGTGCGCCACCCGGTCCGCCGCTCGTTTTCGCCGGACGCCTGCTCGCCCACAAGCGGGTCGACCTCCTGCTGGCGGCGCTGCCGCGGCTCGCACCGTTCGTCCCGCACGGCCCGTTGCTCGCGATTTACGGCGACGGACCGGAGCGGGCACGGCTCGTCGCGCTCGCCGACGAGCTCGGCGTCGCCCCCCGGGTGCAGTTCCACGGGCAGGTGCCGCACCTCGAGGACGTCTGGCGCGGTCTCGCCGGAGCGCGGCTGGTGGTGCAGCCGTCGCTGCGCGAAGGGTTCGGGATCGTCCCGCTCGAGGCGATGGCGGCGGGAGCTCCCGTCGTCTTCGCGCGCTCGACGGAGAGCGCCGTCGGCGAGCTGGTGCGCGACGGGATCGAAGGCCTCGCCTGCGAGCCGACCGCCGAGGCGTTCGCCACGGCGATCGCCTCCCTGCTCGGGGACGAGGTGCGACGCCGGACGCTCGCCCGCGCCGCCCGCCGTCGGGCGGGGGACTTCGACTGGCCGGCGCTGGCCACCGCCTACGAGCGGCTCTTGCGCCACCTCGCCGCCCGCCGCGCTGCCCCTCGGCAGGCCGGAGGCGCCGCCCGAGAGCGACCGCGATGA